A section of the Roseivirga sp. BDSF3-8 genome encodes:
- a CDS encoding phosphoadenylyl-sulfate reductase — translation MTITEIKDYLDRYEEEGKQMFTTSSFQTHSLVLLHIISRVKPEIPVYFINTGYHFPETLRFRDLITEQFGLKLIDLHTSTPRNMQCGSDGRLLFTSDPDYCCFLNKTMPLEGVLQSYDVWINGVRRDQSAVRKAMKTEQPAPHGTVRFHPMLDWNARQIFRYRKEYDLPEHTLDAQGYMSIGCEPCTRRIDPDMQEREARWYGLNKTECGLHTDLVSK, via the coding sequence ATGACAATTACGGAGATTAAGGATTACCTGGACCGGTACGAGGAAGAAGGCAAGCAGATGTTTACCACTTCATCATTTCAAACTCATAGCTTGGTACTTTTACATATTATTAGCCGGGTTAAGCCAGAGATTCCGGTATACTTCATAAATACCGGATACCATTTTCCTGAAACTCTTCGCTTTCGGGATTTGATCACTGAGCAATTTGGGCTGAAATTGATTGACCTTCATACCTCCACACCCCGTAACATGCAGTGTGGGAGTGATGGCCGCTTACTATTTACGTCAGATCCTGACTATTGTTGTTTTCTGAATAAAACCATGCCTCTGGAAGGAGTGCTCCAATCCTATGATGTATGGATTAACGGGGTTCGCCGGGATCAGAGTGCTGTGAGAAAAGCGATGAAAACTGAGCAGCCTGCTCCGCATGGTACGGTGCGATTTCATCCCATGCTGGATTGGAATGCCAGACAAATCTTTAGGTACCGAAAAGAATATGATCTGCCTGAACATACATTGGACGCTCAGGGCTATATGAGTATTGGATGCGAACCGTGTACTCGCAGGATAGATCCTGACATGCAGGAGCGCGAAGCTCGCTGGTATGGACTAAATAAAACCGAATGTGGGCTTCACACGGACCTTGTGAGCAAATAG
- a CDS encoding 6-pyruvoyl tetrahydropterin synthase family protein has product MKVAVIRKEHFNSAHRLYNPKWTDEKNEKVFGKCNNPNFHGHNYDLYVKLIGEPDPETGYVYDMKVLSDLIRDKVIQKFDHKNLNQDTDEFRSLNPTAENIAVVIWNILRKEIDPSLELKVTLYETERNIVEYPAD; this is encoded by the coding sequence ATGAAAGTAGCCGTCATTCGTAAAGAGCATTTCAATTCTGCCCACAGGTTGTATAACCCTAAATGGACAGACGAAAAAAACGAAAAAGTTTTTGGCAAATGTAATAACCCTAATTTTCATGGCCATAACTATGACCTTTACGTTAAACTGATTGGTGAACCGGATCCCGAAACGGGATATGTATATGACATGAAGGTTTTAAGTGACCTCATTCGTGACAAAGTCATTCAAAAATTTGATCATAAAAACCTAAATCAGGATACCGATGAATTCAGAAGCCTTAATCCGACAGCCGAAAACATTGCAGTGGTTATTTGGAATATTCTGAGAAAAGAAATCGATCCGAGCTTAGAGCTTAAAGTTACTCTTTATGAAACAGAAAGAAACATTGTTGAGTACCCCGCAGATTAA
- the folE gene encoding GTP cyclohydrolase I FolE, translating into MKQKETLLSTPQINGLNIDEIGDEHVASSFDTPLRPDAFEMDDDLKIELIEKHFRKIMEILGLDLNDDSLQGTPHRVAKMYIKEVFSGLDPKNKPKATLFDNKYRYDEILLEKDITFHSNCEHHFVPIYGKAHVAYISSGKVIGLSKINRIVQYYAKRPQVQERLTVQIANELKETLQTEHVAVVLDALHMCVASRGVNDVNSSTVTAHYSGKFQEEGTKNEFLRLITLGE; encoded by the coding sequence ATGAAACAGAAAGAAACATTGTTGAGTACCCCGCAGATTAATGGTCTGAATATAGATGAAATCGGCGATGAGCATGTCGCCTCTTCCTTCGACACCCCTCTGCGTCCGGATGCTTTTGAAATGGATGATGATCTCAAAATTGAGCTTATCGAGAAGCATTTTAGAAAAATCATGGAAATTCTCGGGTTAGACCTCAACGATGACAGTCTTCAAGGCACCCCCCACCGGGTTGCTAAAATGTATATTAAGGAAGTTTTTAGTGGACTTGACCCTAAAAACAAGCCTAAAGCAACCCTCTTCGATAATAAGTATCGCTACGACGAAATTTTACTCGAAAAAGACATTACTTTTCACAGTAATTGTGAACATCACTTCGTACCAATATATGGCAAAGCTCATGTGGCTTACATAAGTAGTGGTAAAGTAATAGGGCTCAGTAAGATTAATCGGATTGTTCAGTATTATGCTAAAAGGCCGCAGGTACAGGAAAGGCTTACTGTGCAAATTGCCAATGAGCTCAAGGAAACCTTACAAACTGAACATGTAGCTGTAGTGCTGGACGCTTTGCACATGTGTGTGGCTTCACGGGGAGTGAATGACGTTAATAGCAGCACAGTGACCGCCCATTATAGTGGTAAATTTCAGGAAGAAGGCACTAAAAATGAGTTCCTTCGCCTGATAACCTTAGGAGAATAA
- a CDS encoding SDR family NAD(P)-dependent oxidoreductase — MGFNSQNFLILGANSGIGELIASQLIDKGATVYGTSRSGNDLPDGVNSIALDVNDLDDQLNDLPDQLHGVVYAIGTITLKPFQALSSEQFLEDYTINVLGAVKVLQKVYKKLVKAENASIVLFSTVAAKVGLNFHTSIASAKSAIEGLARSLACEWAQKNIRVNCIAPSLTDTPLAENLLNSEDKREAGKKRHPIGRYGKPEDIASASMFLLSDENTWITGQVLSLDGGLSTLRPI, encoded by the coding sequence ATGGGATTTAACTCACAAAATTTTTTAATATTAGGTGCGAATTCAGGCATTGGAGAGCTCATTGCCAGTCAATTAATAGATAAAGGAGCTACTGTATATGGCACTAGCCGCAGCGGTAATGACCTCCCCGATGGGGTAAACAGCATAGCTTTGGACGTAAATGACTTAGATGACCAGTTAAATGATTTGCCTGATCAATTACACGGCGTAGTTTATGCCATTGGCACTATCACCTTAAAACCTTTTCAGGCTCTTTCTTCAGAGCAATTTTTAGAGGACTATACTATTAATGTTCTGGGTGCTGTCAAAGTTCTGCAGAAAGTATATAAAAAACTGGTTAAGGCAGAAAATGCCAGTATTGTTCTATTTAGCACTGTTGCAGCAAAAGTAGGCCTGAATTTTCATACCAGCATAGCATCTGCCAAATCAGCAATAGAAGGGCTCGCAAGATCGCTCGCTTGCGAGTGGGCTCAAAAGAATATACGGGTTAACTGTATAGCCCCCAGCCTTACCGATACCCCTCTTGCAGAAAACCTTCTTAACAGTGAGGATAAGCGTGAGGCAGGAAAAAAAAGACACCCGATCGGAAGATATGGCAAACCAGAAGACATTGCATCCGCTTCTATGTTTCTTCTTTCAGATGAAAACACATGGATAACCGGACAAGTTTTATCTCTTGATGGCGGATTATCAACCTTACGGCCTATTTGA